In Syngnathus scovelli strain Florida chromosome 11, RoL_Ssco_1.2, whole genome shotgun sequence, one DNA window encodes the following:
- the wnk2 gene encoding serine/threonine-protein kinase WNK2 isoform X4 codes for MQVRLQVGEPPPERTAPLRILRTQCRATNTSAAMHAAEDSSKDPPLGSTFSSTPDLDSDINANAFRPIYENGADDNVNVQNTTLRGASDPSAYPSSDYRGLVRHRFIRRSLWLSDHEEQMLDTADCATSAPALIIDLRSIVGQSRSRTLHATRLGNQEKSRSESHLEGKDDTGASEEKREACQSEVKEEGVSCDVTSKAGSDENEEEPGMKAVSTSPGGRFLKFDIELGRGSFKTVYKGLDTDTWVEVAWCELQERKLSKVERQRFKEEAEMLKALQHPNIVRFYDFWESPLKGKKCIVLVTELMTSGTLKTYLKRFKVMKPKVLRSWCRQILKGLHFLHTRTPPIIHRDLKCDNIFITGPTGSVKIGDLGLATLKRASFAKSVIGTPEFMAPEMYEEHYDEAVDVYAFGMCMLEMATSEYPYSECQNAAQIYRKVTSGVKPASYSKVSDPEIKEIIGECICHRWEERYSIKDLLNHAFFAEDTGVRVELNEEDDGKKSSIALKLWVEDPKKLKGKYKDTGAIEFTFNLVNEDPEVVAQEMVESGFFLDCDVKVVGKSIRDRVALIKWRRERTFPAGNDEASVKKTQQNLLQVPGQQGTTLAPTEYDDQEAEQQTLICTVPVTTSTTLDSGVSSTIQLDNLSKQQNGCYQSPPETICTVQSVYSPPAQLEAPVQQGPYQQTTAQASQDQYLQESTQLHQGAYQQTTGQLHAGTYQQPAAQLHLGPDDAQTRHHSDPFVKHDITTRGAVGPRCESASQVEMLQCRTQSRACFACSCRRGSLFSNCSQTSSLSSVLLSPHQYSHHDSASFYTSPLLPLKAPRSSNQRLSVPCKPQPHRHCGTCLSLHRSKRRGSVGHAHVHSLPTSSQITSISKPASPTSCPLSLPSLNWPPSNLFEGGDLGLLNHCLHHIVGRRTSSPTLSQSGANRHGSPLIDHVDKTQSLKVPLSSTNPGLDNRLLLPTCDNKGRAETLTLSAPSPPTQPGKQTAQSFPAATPIVQTHLTAQPGQEQQLSAEQTTAHLSPPDLSTSFPQTSAPPPLLPLLQAQTNNPQGNSEDQLSAPIQPVLPTIQIPLWGSGTDIESAAAGTDLNVASAFHTSAPPSAAADVETQTPAQSATLIQLKSQAAGQIPAQSVASVSFQATAEPAIQTSGSPKVLDDSSASGQTCVPGLVSVPSSVPQPAQTGPPAPTSVPASVPQSAGIQTAVSMTSECISQKKEVPAACILAQDPCTEDVFQEKTGSLPNHAYDSPYSDVASGKEASDGYDSLASGGKGEGKHRKHHRKSTRTRSRQEKTSKPKLSMLNVCNTGDKRVECQLETHNHKMVTFKFDLDGDAPEEIATYMVENGFILPLEKEIFIDQLKDIVDKAEDMLNDDTEGERVSTLSCSPQQGQTSDGQVGESQQSGASQPVYQQNVLHTGKRWFIICPVEETPFSSQEPTSEGTTSQSPSSSANTQLPGRRAEEGSSSTMSGGSGGFIHDVYGFCSPPIMSNTDPLLLASLSPPVSAPPALQTVPSMEQLSSVHQAQPARAQTLPPSSPQTSFQMDDPQGSPVAASSPIHSSLPMAEIICPVSAVDEIPCCPLVMPLSLDVSISPSGSPLTPLPPQEPGSAKESLSLSYAAAATRSERPQQPVVLHQPFSSVGGAKVSSLPQSPAPSQHGGGPAESDGEGRLGRGGFVDSTIKTLDEKLRNLLYQEYAPMYPSGGMAETPGSGTEYIQSPPGPDSATGGSGNSTPGPMEESRFRAGEQLPQIPERMDSLSTLSDSAVCAIQSKRHVSHSVSCSGTRGRFKIMSVPPEVANKRDVKQRSWSSFASPAHPAGYNVPTEAMTPSTTIGRFSVVSTEDDVTQRTRCSRYSAPPDFYLDTHSSVATQSSLPHTITSASVPVDITVHARFLSSDSGAESSPAKVAPATPSQHVRSERRGSDLMKRAVAFLRRSGRSSSVQSSDSPSRHGGVHGSAYASSDNDSEMEDSSDMKRELQTLREKHLKEISELQAHQRGEIELLYLRLGKVPPSGLTYSHVAPPTGRRKKSGKHRLKPGKLLSPLVQQFRHVASKSGDSSRPTVPGSGETTVSLNGSPGKASVATQGQDPSRPGHIPSSTSEPVQTQQPCSLKGSLSSDNIYAGLYAGDGTSTQAPPGLGWANYPQPTERVTYKSSSKPRARFLSGPVPLSIWSTLKRLCLGKERGNRPGAGLGVVNPSQQLPTGATPPPHQPVMGLAQAQANNSNNKTASYAASSINGTEINLPEDLQRLMDDWTQEVLIVTHRPRTNSLRIGGQQILDQMVPPTQVASTSEVTSWMTPGVESDHLPPSWPDSPGMAVINVSSAGPGAVCQLVSPVPFWASSSPRAFSQSPGVPLALPSGIFAFPPASQDASIPSASYQPPDPKARTL; via the exons ATGCAAGTGCGGCTGCAGGTAGGCGAGCCACCACCGGAGAGGACCGCTCCCCTCCGCATCCTCCGCACACAATGTCGAGCGACTAACACATCAGCGGCGATGCATGCGGCGGAGGATTCGAGCAAAGATCCGCCACTTGGATCAACGTTTTCCTCGACGCCCGATTTGGACTCTGATATTAACGCCAATGCTTTCAGGCCCATTTATGAGAACGGCGCGGATGACAATGTCAACGTCCAGAACACAACCCTGCGAGGGGCCAGCGACCCCAGCGCCTATCCCTCCTCGGACTACCGCGGGCTGGTCCGTCACAGGTTCATTCGGCGGAGTTTGTGGCTGTCGGATCACGAGGAGCAGATGTTGGACACGGCAGACTGTGCCACCAGCGCCCCGGCGCTCATCATCGACCTGCGCTCCATCGTCGGCCAGTCTCGGAGCCGGACTTTACACGCCACGCGTCTGGGCAACCAGGAGAAGTCGAGGTCGGAGAGTCATTTGGAAGGAAAGGACGACACCGGTGCCAGCGAGGAGAAACGTGAAGCGTGCCAAAGCGAGGTCAAGGAAGAGGGCGTTTCATGTGACGTCACCAGCAAAGCAGGAAGCGATGAGAACGAAGAGGAGCCAGGGATGAAGGCCGTGTCCACCTCACCTGGTGGCCGCTTTCTCAAGTTCGACATTGAGTTGGGGAGAGGCTCCTTCAAGACGGTCTACAAGGGGCTCGACACGGACACTTGGGTGGAGGTTGCATGGTGCGAACTGCAG GAGCGGAAACTGTCCAAGGTGGAGAGGCAAAGGTTCAAGGAGGAAGCTGAGATGTTGAAAGCTCTTCAACACCCCAACATCGTGAGATTTTATGATTTCTGGGAGTCGCCATTGAAAGGAAAGAAGTGCATAGTTCTGGTCACAGAGCTCATGACCTCAGGGACACTCAAAAC GTATTTGAAACGCTTCAAGGTGATGAAGCCCAAAGTTCTTCGGAGTTGGTGCAGACAGATCCTGAAGGGCCTCCATTTCCTGCACACCAGGACGCCCCCAATCATCCACAGAGACCTCAAGTGTGACAACATCTTCATCACAGGCCCCACGGGTTCCGTCAAGATCGGCGATCTGGGCTTGGCAACTCTGAAGAGGGCTTCCTTCGCTaaaagtgttattg GCACACCAGAGTTCATGGCCCCAGAGATGTACGAGGAGCACtatgatgaggctgtggatgtcTACGCCTTCGGCATGTGCATGTTGGAGATGGCCACGTCTGAATATCCTTACTCGGAATGTCAAAACGCAGCACAAATCTACCGCAAAGTCACTAGC GGTGTAAAACCTGCCAGCTACAGCAAAGTAAGCGACCCAGAAATTAAGGAGATAATTGGAGAATGCATCTGTCATAGATGGGAGGAAAG GTACTCCATCAAGGACCTTTTGAATCACgccttctttgcagaggatacagGGGTGAGGGTGGAGCTTAATGAAGAGGATGACGGGAAAAAATCCTCAATCGCATTGAAGCTGTGGGTTGAGGATCCGAAAAAACTAAAAGGGAAATACAAGGACACCGGTGCGATTGAGTTCACGTTCAACTTGGTGAATGAGGACCCAGAAGTTGTTGCGCAAGAAATG GTGGAGTCTGGCTTTTTTCTGGACTGCGATGTGAAGGTTGTTGGGAAGTCAATTCGGGACCGAGTGGCTCTGATCAAATGGAGACGGGAGCGCACCTTCCCAGCGGGGAACGACGAGGCATCCGTGAAGAAGACGCAGCAGAACCTCCTACAGGTACCCGGACAACAGGGGACCACATTGGCGCCGACCGAGTATGACGACCAGGAGGCGGAGCAGCAGACCTTGATTTGTACGGTCCCCGTCACCACGTCGACTACAC TAGACAGCGGCGTGAGCTCCACCATCCAATTGGACAATCTCAGCAAACAGCAAAATGGCTGCTACCAGTCACCGCCTGAGACAATCTGCACGGTTCAGTCGGTCTACAGTCCTCCTGCGCAGCTGGAAGCTCCAGTGCAGCAAGGCCCCTACCAGCAAACCACAGCACAGGCCTCGCAGGACCAATACCTGCAAGAATCCACACAGCTACATCAGGGAGCCTACCAGCAAACCACAGGTCAGCTACATGCTGGGACCTACCAACAACCTGCTGCACAATTGCACTTAGGGCCAGATGATGCTCAAACA CGTCACCACAGTGATCCCTTTGTAAAGCATGACATCACCACCAGGGGCGCTGTTGGCCCCAGATGTGAAAGTGCATCTCAGGTTGAGATGTTGCAATGTAGGACTCAGTCAAGAGCCTGTTTTGCCTGCTCATGTCGCAGAGGCAGCTTGTTTTCAAACTGTTCCCAAACTTCGTCTTTATCATCTGTCCTCCTGTCCCCTCATCAATATTCTCATCATGACTCAGCGAGTTTTTACACTTCACCTCTCCTGCCCCTGAAGGCGCCCCGCTCCTCAAACCAACGACTCAGCGTCCCATGCAAGCCGCAGCCTCACCGCCACTGTGGGACTTGCCTGTCACTCCACCGGTCCAAGAGACGAGGTTCTGTGGGACACGCCCACGTTCACTCCTTGCCCACGTCTTCTCAGATTACCTCAATCTCAAAACCTGCCTCACCCACATCCTGTCCACTCAGTCTACCTTCACTCAATTGGCCACCTTCAAATCTATTTGAGGGTGGAGATCTCGGTCTTCTTAACCACTGTCTCCATCACATCGTCGGGCGCAGAACAAGTTCGCCTACACTGTCACAGAGTGGCGCTAACCGTCATGGATCTCCTTTAATTGATCATGTTGACAAGACTCAGAGCCTTAAAGTTCCACTGTCGTCAACTAACCCCGGTCTGGATAACAGGCTCCTCTTACCAACATGTGACAACAAAGGCAGAGCAGAAACACTG ACACTTTCTGCTCCATCCCCTCCTACGCAACCCGGTAAACAGACAGCACAGAGCTTCCCGGCTGCAACGCCCATCGTACAGACGCATCTTACTGCTCAACCTGGCCAGGAACAG CAATTATCTGCTGAGCAGACGACAGCTCACTTGAGTCCTCCTGACTTATCGACCAGTTTTCCACAGACCAGTGCGCCCCCTCCTCTACTACCCCTTCTACAG GCGCAGACAAACAATCCACAGGGAAATTCAGAAGATCAACTTTCGGCCCCGATTCAACCTGTTCTACCTACTATTCAGATTCCTCTCTGGGGAAGTGGAACGGATATAGAAAGTGCTGCAGCCGGCACGGACTTAAATGTAGCCTCTGCATTTCACACCTCAGCGCCACCCTCAGCTGCAGCGGATGTGGAAACCCAAACCCCAGCACAAAGCGCAACTTTAATCCAGCTAAAGAGCCAAGCGGCAGGACAAATACCGGCTCAGTCTGTCGCTTCTGTCTCATTTCAAGCTACAGCTGAACCTGCAATTCAAACATCAGGTTCACCAAAAGTTTTGGATGATTCCTCGGCATCAGGACAAACCTGTGTACCGGGATTGGTCTCAGTTCCAAGCTCCGTCCCGCAACCAGCTCAGACTGGTCCTCCTGCTCCTACTTCTGTGCCAGCTTCAGTTCCGCAGTCTGCTGGAATCCAGACCGCAGTCTCAATGACATCTGAATGTATAAGCCAGAAAAAAGAAGTGCCGGCCGCTTGCATTTTAGCGCAAGATCCTTGCACAGAG GATGtgtttcaggaaaaaacaggatCATTGCCCAACCATGCCTATGACAG CCCCTACTCTGATGTTGCATCAGGTAAAGAAGCGAGTGATGGGTATGACAGCTTGGCCAGTGGAGGGAAGGGGGAAGGGAAACACAGGAAACATCACCGCAAGTCCACCCGGACGCGTTCTCGGCAAGAAAAGACGAGCAAACCCAAACTGAGCATGCTCAAT GTTTGCAACACAGGTGACAAAAGGGTTGAATGTCAGCTGGAGACTCACAATCACAAAATGGTGACGTTTAAATTCGATCTGGACGGCGATGCTCCCGAGGAAATCGCCACTTACATG GTGGAGAATGGATTTATCCTTCCTTTAGAAAAAGAGATCTTCATCGACCAGTTAAAGGACATTGTGGATAAAGCTGAAGACATGTTGAATGACGACACGGAGGGGGAGAGGGTGTCTACTTTGAGTTGTAGCCCGCAACAAGGCCAGACCTCGGATGGACAAGTAGGGGAG AGTCAACAATCTGGAGCATCCCAGCCTGTCTACCAGCAAAATG ttcTTCACACAGGAAAGCGATGGTTCATAATCTGTCCTGTGGAGGAGACGCCCTTTTCCAGCCAGGAGCCCACGTCTGAAGGGACAACTTCACAGTCTCCTAGCAGTTCAGCTAACACGCAACTGCCTGGTAGGCGAG ctgaaGAGGGCTCATCGTCTACAATGTCTGGTGGGAGCGGAGGCTTCATCCATGATGTGTATGGATTCTGTAGTCCCCCAATTATGTCCAACACTGACCCTCTCCTCTTGGCCAGTCTGTCTCCTCCAGTGTCCGCCCCGCCGGCTCTCCAAACGGTACCGTCAATGGAGCAACTAAGCAGTGTCCATCAAGCGCAACCTGCCAGAGCTCAAACTTTGCCACCATCATCTCCACAAACCTCTTTTCAAATGGATGACCCGCAAGGATCCCCTGTCGCCGCCTCCTCCCCAATTCATTCCTCTTTACCAATGGCGGAGATCATCTGTCCTGTGTCTGCGGTGGACGAAATTCCGTGCTGCCCTCTGGTCATGCCGCTTTCTCTGGATGTGAGCATCTCACCGAGTGGGTCCCCTCTCACTCCTCTTCCACCCCAGGAGCCCGGTTCAGCCAAAGAGTCACTGTCTCTCTCgtatgccgccgccgccacacgCAGTGAGCGCCCGCAGCAGCCTGTGGTGCTccaccagcctttctccagtgtGGGCGGGGCCAAAGTGTCCTCACTACCCCAGAGCCCGGCACCATCGCAGCACGGCGGAGGACCAGCTGAGTCGGACGGCGAAGGTCGACTAGGTCGGGGAGGCTTTGTGGACAGCACCATAAAAACTCTAGATGAGAAACTTCGGAACTTGCTTTACCAAGAATACGCTCCCATGTATCCGTCGGGAGGCATGGCGGAGACGCCGGGTTCCGGGACAGAGTACATCCAATCTCCTCCTGGTCCAGACAGTGCCACTGGCGGGTCAGGAAACAGTACACCAGGTCCAATGGAGGAGAGTCGCTTTAGAGCAGGAGAACAACTG CCTCAAATTCCTGAGCGAATGGATAGCTTGAGCACTTTGAGTGACTCAGCCGTGTGTG CAATCCAATCCAAAAGGCATGTTTCTCACTCTGTCTCCTGCTCTGGGACAAGAGGCCGCTTTAAG ATCATGTCAGTTCCTCCTGAAGTGGCCAACAAGCGTGACGTGAAGCAGAGGAGCTGGAGCAGCTTTGCCTCGCCAGCACATCCTGCAGGTTACAATGTTCCTACAGAGGCCATGACCCCTTCCACCACCATCGGCCGCTTCTCCGTGGTTAGCACCGAGGACGACGTCACGCAGAGGACACGTTGCAGTCGCTACTCAGCGCCGCCTGACTTCTATTTGGACACGCATTCCTCTGTGGCTACCCAGAGCTCCTTGCCTCACACCATCACCTCAGCCTCCGTACCTGTCGACATCACAGTCCACGCTCGCTTCCTCTCTTCGGACTCGGGGGCCGAGAGCAGTCCCGCCAAAGTGGCCCCTGCCACCCCGAGTCAACACGTTCGCTCTGAGCGCAGAGGAAGCGACCTGATGAAGAGGGCGGTGGCCTTCCTCAGACGTTCGGGGCGCAGTAGCAGCGTGCAGAGCTCGGATTCTCCGAGCAGGCACGGAGGCGTGCACGGGTCGGCATACGCCAGCAGCGATAACGATTCGGAGATGGAGGACTCGTCGGACATGAAGAGAGAACTACAGACACTCCGGGAGAA ACATTTGAAGGAAATCTCTGAGCTGCAAGCCCATCAGAGAGGAGAAATAGAGCTGCTCTATCTCAGACTTGGCAAAGTCCCTCCCTCCGGCCTGACGTACTCGCACGTTGCGCCCCCTACAGGTCGCAGAAAAAAGTCCGGCAAGCACAGGCTGAAACCTGGCAAGCTCCTCAGCCCTCTTGTTCAACAATTCCGACATGTCGCAAGTAAATCTGGTGACTCCAGCAGACCTA CTGTCCCAGGAAGCGGTGAGACCACCGTGAGTTTAAACGGCTCTCCAGGCAAGGCGTCCGTCGCCACCCAGGGCCAGGATCCGTCCCGCCCCGGCCACATTCCGAGCTCCACTTCGGAACCCGTGCAAACTCAGCAGCCCTGCTCCCTCAAGGGCTCCTTGTCCTCTGATAACATTTATGCCGGACTATATGCCGGAGATGGCACCAGCACACAAGCACCACCAGGACTGG GCTGGGCTAATTACCCTCAACCAACCGAGAGAGTGACTTATAAATCCAGTAGCAAGCCCCGAGCTCGATTTCTCAGTGGGCCTGTGCCTTTATCTATCT GGTCCACACTGAAGCGACTGTGTCTTGGCAAAGAGCGAGGCAACA GGCCCGGTGCTGGGTTGGGGGTTGTTAATCCATCACAGCAGCTGCCTACTGGTGCCACACCCCCACCTCATCAGCCAGTGATGGGACTGGCACAAGCTCAAGCCAATAACAGCAACAACAAGACAGCCAGCTACGCCGCTTCATCCATCAATGGCACTGAAATTAACCTGCCTGAAGATCTGCAACGACTGATGGACGACTGGACGCAGGAGGTTCTTATTGTCACTCACAGGCCGCGTACCAACTCCCTGCGTATCGGGGGGCAGCAGATTTTGGATCAGATGGTTCCCCCAACTCAAGTTGCAAGTACTTCAGAG GTGACATCATGGATGACCCCCGGTGTAGAGAGCGACCACCTCCCCCCGTCCTGGCCCGACAGCCCCGGCATGGCGGTGATCAACGTGTCCTCCGCCGGACCTGGCGCCGTTTGCCAGCTGGTCTCGCCTGTCCCATTCTGGGCCTCTTCCTCTCCTCGCGCTTTCAGCCAATCACCTGGGGTGCCCCTCGCCCTTCCTTCCGGAATTTTTGCCTTTCCTCCCGCAAGCCAGGATGCTTCCATCCCAAGTGCGTCATATCAACCGCCGGACCCCAAAGCAAGAACTCTTTAA